One window of the Staphylococcus equorum genome contains the following:
- a CDS encoding GNAT family N-acetyltransferase, whose translation MDFRYLSEADVSQYRLLRLSSLQTDPNGFASTYDREIEFSIEKFKVRLENSATHFTVGAFDEETLVCIATFYSETLEKIKHKGNLVSVYCHPRYRRQGIAEQLIQQIVDYVVEQNTIKTINLCVLSENKRAISLYEKLGFKRYGTEPKALYDGTVYYDEDLMCLEL comes from the coding sequence ATGGACTTTAGATATTTAAGTGAAGCTGATGTATCACAGTATCGATTACTAAGACTCAGTTCACTCCAGACAGACCCTAATGGCTTTGCTTCTACATATGATAGAGAGATTGAATTTTCGATTGAGAAATTCAAAGTGAGGTTAGAAAATAGTGCTACTCATTTTACTGTAGGGGCTTTTGATGAAGAAACACTGGTTTGTATTGCGACGTTTTATAGTGAGACTTTAGAAAAAATAAAGCATAAAGGTAATTTAGTTTCGGTATATTGTCACCCACGATATAGACGACAAGGTATAGCTGAGCAACTAATCCAACAAATCGTTGATTATGTGGTTGAACAAAATACAATAAAAACAATCAATTTATGCGTGCTTAGTGAAAATAAACGTGCAATTAGTTTATATGAAAAGTTAGGATTTAAACGTTATGGAACTGAGCCGAAAGCACTATACGATGGAACTGTTTACTATGATGAGGACCTAATGTGTTTAGAACTTTAA
- a CDS encoding VOC family protein has product MENYFLGIDHVQVAAPANRESEAREFYSETLGFKEITKPANLALNGGVWFQVGHQQLHVGVEDDFSPAKKAHPAFLVHNATDVRKSLESKAIEIIYGDELEGADRFYIYDPFGNRIEIIEWL; this is encoded by the coding sequence ATGGAAAATTACTTTTTAGGAATTGATCATGTACAAGTTGCTGCCCCGGCCAATCGTGAATCAGAAGCTCGCGAATTTTATTCAGAAACACTTGGATTCAAAGAAATTACCAAACCTGCTAACTTAGCCTTAAATGGTGGCGTATGGTTTCAAGTCGGTCACCAACAACTACATGTTGGTGTTGAAGATGACTTTTCACCGGCTAAAAAAGCACACCCTGCTTTTCTCGTTCATAACGCTACTGACGTAAGAAAATCACTTGAATCTAAAGCAATTGAAATTATATATGGGGATGAACTCGAAGGTGCAGATCGTTTTTATATTTATGATCCATTCGGCAACCGAATTGAAATTATTGAATGGTTATAA
- a CDS encoding ABC transporter substrate-binding protein, giving the protein MLCFIIFLAACSSGNESNKSDAKDDKDTKSYTTEDGSKVKIPKNPKRVLVLTANYGNLKKLGVKPVGITNVYPDSKYLDMGEVKKINPENVEAVAKLKPDLIITYKENKNNKKLSKIAPTVPIKVQNMDYKDTHIEIGKLVNKESKAKKQADELSKKLAKDGEEIKKAIGEDKTFSIMDIQAKDIYQFGPRFGRGSEAIYEGFKLKEDPEAKEAMPKEKFMKVPKEKFNDYSGDYLLLPTKDGGKVNNEFVTSNIWHNNEAVQNGNVIYYSMDEAIYADLISVEKQAEFFKKELLKNR; this is encoded by the coding sequence ATGTTATGTTTTATAATATTTTTAGCGGCATGTAGTAGTGGCAATGAATCTAATAAATCAGATGCAAAAGATGATAAGGATACGAAATCTTATACTACTGAGGATGGTAGTAAAGTTAAAATACCTAAAAATCCGAAGAGAGTCTTAGTTTTAACAGCAAATTACGGGAACTTAAAAAAACTAGGTGTTAAACCTGTTGGTATTACGAATGTATATCCAGACTCTAAGTATTTAGACATGGGGGAAGTTAAGAAAATTAATCCAGAAAATGTAGAAGCTGTTGCTAAGTTGAAACCAGATTTGATTATTACATATAAAGAAAATAAAAATAATAAAAAATTATCTAAAATAGCGCCAACAGTACCTATAAAAGTACAAAATATGGACTATAAAGATACTCATATTGAAATTGGTAAGTTAGTAAACAAAGAAAGCAAAGCTAAGAAACAAGCTGATGAACTATCTAAAAAGTTAGCAAAAGATGGTGAAGAAATTAAAAAAGCCATTGGGGAAGATAAAACTTTTTCAATTATGGATATTCAAGCAAAAGATATTTATCAATTTGGACCTAGATTTGGACGAGGCAGTGAAGCAATTTACGAAGGGTTTAAACTAAAAGAAGATCCCGAAGCTAAGGAAGCAATGCCAAAAGAAAAATTCATGAAAGTACCTAAAGAAAAATTCAATGACTATTCAGGTGATTACTTACTCTTACCAACAAAAGATGGTGGGAAAGTGAACAATGAATTTGTTACATCGAACATATGGCATAATAATGAAGCTGTACAAAATGGCAATGTGATCTATTATTCAATGGATGAAGCCATTTATGCTGATTTGATCTCAGTAGAAAAACAAGCAGAATTTTTCAAAAAAGAACTTTTGAAAAACAGATAA